A DNA window from Bos indicus x Bos taurus breed Angus x Brahman F1 hybrid chromosome 16, Bos_hybrid_MaternalHap_v2.0, whole genome shotgun sequence contains the following coding sequences:
- the IL10 gene encoding interleukin-10 — protein sequence MPSSSALLCCLVFLAGVAASRDASTLSDSSCIHLPTSLPHMLRELRAAFNRVKTFFQMKDQLHSLLLTQSLLDDFKGYLGCQALSEMIQFYLEEVMPKAENHGPDIKEHVNSLGEKLKTLRLRLRRCHRFLPCENKSKAVEKVKRVFSELQERGVYKAMSEFDIFINYIETYMTTKMQK from the exons ATGCCCAGCAGCTCAGCCCTGCTCTGTTGCCTGGTCTTCCTGGCTGGGGTGGCAGCCAGCCGAGATGCGAGCACCCTGTCTGACAGCAGCTGTATCCACTTGCCAACCAGCCTGCCCCACATGCTGCGGGAGCTCCGAGCTGCCTTCAACAGGGTGAAGACTTTCTTT CAAATGAAGGACCAACTGCACAGCTTACTGTTGACCCAGTCTCTGCTGGATGACTTTAAG GGTTACCTGGGTTGCCAAGCCTTGTCGGAAATGATCCAGTTTTACCTGGAAGAGGTGATGCCAAAGGCTGAGAACCACGGGCCTGACATCAAGGAGCACGTGAACTCGCTGGGGGAGAAGCTGAAGACCCTCCGGCTGCGGCTGCGGCGCTGT CATCGCTTTCTGCCCTGCGAAAACAAGAGCAAGGCGGTGGAGAAGGTGAAGAGAGTCTTCAGTGAG CTCCAAGAGAGGGGTGTCTACAAAGCCATGAGTGAGTTTGACATCTTCATCAACTACATAGAAACCTACATGACAACGAAGATGCAAAAGTGA